TCGATCTGGACGACGCGGAACAGCCGCAGCATGTCCATCCCCATCATGATCGCGGGGCGGGTGTCGAGCCGGAACCGGCGGAACGGCGCGACCTCGGCGAACGCGATCGGCACGTTGGTGAAGCCGATCCCGCCGAGCGTGACGTCGTCGACCAGATGCCCGTCGGCGACCAGCTGCTGCCCGGTCGCGGAGACCACGCTGATCGGCCCGATCGGCTTGGCGCGCCCGCCGATCGCGGCGCGCAGCGCGGCGTTGCCGATCGTCACCGGCGACCCGGTGTCGATGATGACGGCGATCCGCGTGTTCCGCCAATGCGCGTCCGTCACGATCAGCTGGCCATAGACCGATCGCGCGGTGACGACGATCTCGTCGGAGGTCCCGCGCGCGATCGTGCGCCGCCGGGTCGAGGGTTGCAGCGTCATCCGCTTGCGGTCGAAGTCGATCCGGACCTTGTGCTCCTGCAGCACGTCGATCCCGAGCATGCCCAGCGCCCCCATGTTGCGCGCCTCGAGCGCGGGCGCGCGGATCACGTTCTGCCGGATCGTGCTGACCGCCAGGCCCGGCACCAGCGTGGTATCCACGGTCGAGGTCCCCGTCATCGTCGTGACGCGGACATTGCCGCCCGACGCCAGCCCCAGCACGCCCGCCAGCTCGCGCGCGACGACCGTCCGCTCGGCACCGGTATCGATCACGAACGGCCACGGCCCGCGCGTGCCGATCCTGACCGGCACCGTCATCCGGCTCGCCACGTCGCCGAGCAGCAGCACGCTCTCGTCGGTCAGCGGCAAAGGCGGTGGCGTCGGCGGCGGAATCACCAGCTGCGCCGGCGGCGACGCGGCAGCGAGCAACACGGCGATCAGGCCCTTCATGGACCCAAGCTGCGCCCGATCCGGCCCTTTGGCAAGCGGCCCTCGTCCAATCCTCCCCCGCCAGGGGGAGGTGGCGCCGAAGGCGACGGAGGGGGCGGACGCGGAACAGAGGTGGCGCTTACCGCCCCCTCCGTCACGCTACGCGCGCCACCTCCCCCTGGCGGGGGAGGATTGGAACCTCTAATCCACCCGCATCGCCTCCGCCGCCAAGGCCTCCGCCTCGACCAGCAGCGCGTCGTCGGCATTCCCCGTCGACACCTTCTCGCGCCCGATCAGCGTCAGCACCGGCACCGCGAGCGGCGTCACCCGCTCGACATCGACGTGCAGCATCGTGTCCGCCGCCCGGTCGAGCAGGTTCGCCAGCCGCCCGACATCGGTCATCCGCGCGCGCGCATCCGCCCACGCCGCCTCGAGCAGCAGATGCGTCGGCTCATATTTGCGCAGCACGTCGTAGATGAGGTCGGTCGAGAAGGTGACCTGCTTGCCGGTCTTGCGCTTGCCCGGATGCTGCCGCTCGACCAGCCCGCCGATCACCGCCACCTCGCGGAACGCGCGCTTGAGCAGGTGCGACTGCTGCACCCAGTCGACGAACTCGTGCTCGAGAATGTCCGACGAGAACAGCGACGCCGGGTCGGTGATCTTCTCCAGCCCGTACACCGCGATCGCATAGTCGTTCGCGACGAACCCGAGCGGCTTCAGCCCCTGCGTCTCCATCCGCCGCGTGATCAGCATGCCCAGCGACTGGTGCGCGTTCCACCCCTCGAAACTGTACGCGACCATGTAGTGCCGCCCCTCGCGCGGGAAGGTTTCCACCAGCAGCTGCCCCGGCTTGGGCAACACCGA
This sequence is a window from Sphingomonas ginsenosidivorax. Protein-coding genes within it:
- a CDS encoding aspartyl protease family protein, producing the protein MKGLIAVLLAAASPPAQLVIPPPTPPPLPLTDESVLLLGDVASRMTVPVRIGTRGPWPFVIDTGAERTVVARELAGVLGLASGGNVRVTTMTGTSTVDTTLVPGLAVSTIRQNVIRAPALEARNMGALGMLGIDVLQEHKVRIDFDRKRMTLQPSTRRRTIARGTSDEIVVTARSVYGQLIVTDAHWRNTRIAVIIDTGSPVTIGNAALRAAIGGRAKPIGPISVVSATGQQLVADGHLVDDVTLGGIGFTNVPIAFAEVAPFRRFRLDTRPAIMMGMDMLRLFRVVQIDFANREIRFTVPRSGAAPPRFGI